The following are encoded together in the Desulfitobacterium chlororespirans DSM 11544 genome:
- a CDS encoding GntR family transcriptional regulator, producing the protein MFGMDEKMINPVYLQIVEEIKRKINSGSLKPGDAVASENALGKEYGASRMTVRKGLAILAKDGYIYSIPGKGSFVQKPELNKYTIYYDEMKNSINTVDRSRLLEVNIIMPDEKLAGELQITRNKNVIVIRRLFFTEGKPIAYDIKYLPYSKGMPIVEEELEQATFPEMVSGSVSSFSLKKELTIYAQTPDEEIRNSLKIHDDLALLVIEQRIHNEENKPIGFCVTYFRGDYIKLKGRSE; encoded by the coding sequence ATGTTTGGAATGGATGAAAAGATGATTAATCCCGTCTATCTTCAGATTGTGGAAGAGATCAAACGGAAAATAAATAGCGGGTCCTTGAAGCCGGGGGATGCCGTTGCTTCAGAAAATGCTCTCGGCAAGGAATATGGGGCCAGCAGGATGACGGTCAGAAAAGGGCTGGCGATTCTGGCCAAGGATGGCTATATTTATTCCATTCCGGGCAAAGGCAGCTTTGTGCAGAAGCCGGAATTGAACAAATACACCATTTACTATGATGAGATGAAGAACTCCATCAACACGGTAGACCGCTCCCGCCTGCTGGAAGTCAATATCATCATGCCTGATGAAAAACTGGCCGGGGAATTGCAGATCACCAGGAATAAAAATGTGATTGTGATTCGCAGGTTGTTTTTTACCGAGGGCAAACCCATCGCCTATGATATAAAATATCTGCCCTACTCCAAAGGGATGCCCATCGTGGAAGAGGAGCTGGAACAAGCCACTTTTCCCGAGATGGTTTCGGGCAGTGTGTCCTCTTTTTCTCTAAAAAAGGAACTGACCATTTATGCTCAGACACCTGATGAAGAGATCAGGAACTCGTTAAAGATTCATGATGATCTGGCACTGCTGGTTATTGAGCAGCGCATCCATAATGAAGAGAATAAGCCGATTGGCTTTTGCGTGACTTATTTCCGGGGAGACTATATAAAATTAAAGGGCAGAAGTGAGTAG
- a CDS encoding cobalamin B12-binding domain-containing protein, whose translation MKDFGTTEELLIDYVEQLEETKVFELANHALDQGMNPLDLVNLIIEGMSRVGKRYEAKEYYIADLIMAGIIFRGVLELKPMTSYFSSHHKKKSGKVLLGTVKDDIHDIGKEIFRALLETHGFEVLDLGVDVSGETFVKKTREFKPDIIGLSGVLTSTIDQMKQVIDILAAAGLKDQVRIIAGANYLNADGCSYIGADAFATDASKGIEICLEWMKR comes from the coding sequence ATGAAGGATTTTGGCACTACTGAAGAACTCTTGATCGATTATGTGGAACAACTCGAAGAAACTAAAGTCTTTGAGCTTGCCAATCATGCTTTAGACCAAGGGATGAATCCTTTAGACCTGGTCAACTTAATCATCGAAGGGATGAGCCGGGTGGGCAAACGCTACGAAGCAAAGGAGTATTATATCGCCGACCTGATCATGGCAGGCATCATTTTTCGGGGAGTTTTGGAGCTGAAGCCTATGACATCGTATTTCAGCAGCCATCACAAAAAGAAAAGCGGGAAGGTGCTCCTGGGCACTGTCAAAGACGATATCCATGATATTGGCAAAGAGATTTTCCGGGCCTTGTTGGAAACCCATGGCTTTGAAGTCTTGGATCTTGGTGTGGATGTATCCGGGGAAACTTTTGTCAAAAAGACCAGGGAGTTTAAACCTGATATCATTGGACTGAGCGGGGTGCTGACCAGCACCATCGATCAAATGAAACAGGTCATTGACATTTTAGCCGCTGCAGGACTGAAGGACCAAGTCAGGATTATTGCCGGAGCAAATTACCTTAACGCTGATGGCTGCAGTTATATAGGTGCTGATGCTTTCGCCACCGATGCCTCAAAAGGGATTGAAATATGTTTGGAATGGATGAAAAGATGA
- a CDS encoding DUF1638 domain-containing protein — MVKESAGGTVLIACKMLQHELNKAIDESGCPYPIIWIDSEYHTDPNGLRAKLQEEIDRLEEVDTILLAYGCCGNGTVGLKATTGDLIIPRTEDCISMLMSRQGQAYWRPKATFFMTKGWLEGTHSMAREIEHAVKRYGPERAKKIFEQMFRHYKYLMLIDTKSYSIEECLAEVELLAQSLNLELTFAEGDVWFLRKLLSGSFAQDFSITPRGETVSQQDFACCNQDLPRQPY, encoded by the coding sequence ATGGTTAAGGAGAGTGCAGGAGGCACGGTGCTCATTGCCTGCAAGATGCTTCAGCATGAACTGAATAAGGCCATAGATGAGAGTGGCTGCCCCTATCCGATCATCTGGATTGATTCCGAATACCATACAGACCCTAATGGACTAAGAGCTAAGCTCCAGGAGGAAATTGACCGGCTTGAAGAGGTTGACACCATCCTCTTGGCCTATGGCTGCTGCGGCAATGGCACCGTAGGCTTGAAGGCGACCACCGGGGATCTGATCATTCCCCGGACTGAAGATTGTATTTCCATGCTGATGAGCCGGCAGGGCCAAGCCTATTGGCGGCCCAAAGCCACCTTTTTTATGACCAAGGGCTGGCTGGAAGGCACCCACAGCATGGCCAGAGAAATAGAGCATGCCGTAAAACGCTACGGGCCGGAACGGGCGAAAAAGATCTTTGAGCAGATGTTCAGGCACTATAAGTATTTAATGCTCATCGATACCAAGTCCTATAGTATTGAGGAATGCCTGGCTGAAGTAGAATTGCTGGCCCAAAGCCTTAATTTAGAACTGACCTTTGCTGAGGGCGATGTTTGGTTTCTAAGGAAACTGCTTTCAGGGAGCTTTGCTCAGGATTTCAGCATTACACCCCGAGGAGAAACAGTAAGTCAACAGGATTTTGCCTGCTGCAACCAGGACCTTCCCCGCCAGCCCTATTGA
- a CDS encoding methyltetrahydrofolate cobalamin methyltransferase encodes MIIIGEKINGTIPSVKQAIAERNEEFIRNLALKQTEAGAHFLDVCASTAPEYEVETLIWLMNIVQDTVDTPLCIDSPNAAVIKEVFKHARRPGLINSVSEEGDKCEIIFPLLEGTEWQVIALTCDNKGIPSDIETRVEITKKIVEKAQKHGITPDRIHLDPLVLALSADNKSLLNFTETLKIAKELYPTLKVTSGLSNISFGMPLRKVVNQGFLTIALYVGMDSAILDPTNRDMMTTLMATEALLGRDRLCRNFANAFRKNKIGPIKE; translated from the coding sequence ATGATCATTATCGGAGAAAAAATTAATGGAACCATCCCCAGTGTAAAACAGGCGATTGCTGAGCGGAATGAAGAGTTCATCCGCAACCTGGCCCTTAAACAAACGGAAGCAGGAGCCCATTTCCTCGATGTATGCGCCAGTACAGCACCGGAATACGAAGTGGAAACCTTGATCTGGCTGATGAATATCGTTCAGGATACGGTGGATACTCCTTTGTGCATTGACAGTCCCAATGCCGCCGTGATCAAAGAAGTCTTCAAGCATGCCCGGCGTCCCGGGCTGATTAACTCCGTTTCCGAGGAAGGGGATAAATGCGAGATTATTTTCCCGTTGCTTGAAGGCACGGAGTGGCAGGTTATAGCCCTGACCTGCGATAATAAAGGCATCCCTTCCGATATAGAGACACGGGTGGAAATTACCAAAAAGATTGTGGAAAAGGCCCAAAAGCATGGCATCACTCCGGACCGAATCCATCTTGATCCGCTGGTGCTGGCTTTATCAGCGGATAATAAATCGTTGCTCAATTTCACAGAGACTTTAAAAATAGCTAAGGAGCTCTATCCCACGCTTAAAGTAACTTCCGGATTAAGCAATATTTCTTTTGGCATGCCCTTAAGAAAAGTTGTCAATCAAGGCTTTTTGACTATTGCCCTTTATGTGGGAATGGATTCCGCCATCCTCGACCCGACCAACCGGGATATGATGACCACGCTTATGGCTACTGAAGCTCTGCTGGGCCGGGACCGTCTCTGCAGAAACTTCGCCAATGCTTTCCGCAAGAACAAAATCGGCCCAATCAAAGAGTAA
- a CDS encoding uroporphyrinogen decarboxylase family protein codes for MSDKMAERTQLFTDLIDGKIPKRVPIMSMFTHEFAIQYAGMDLKKVQWDTTDLEASFEKVCEDFYSDLLPVSAFRMPSFYKILGSRNFVMGSNGFLQHPEVEGLKVEEYDDFIASPYNCIVEKVLPNLYSELNADPVTRSIVMAKAFKAYTDENNNLFRIYGNLIGKYGYGTVSLFAAFCEAPFDILTDQLRGFKNISMDVRRIPDKVEAAVNAVTPLMIKMGTQPFPNKYNATFIPLHMAPYLRGKDFERFYWPSFKKLVEGLAEKGMRSYLFVEEDWMRYIDYLAELPAGTVMTFEYGDPKLVKEKLGKKHIIGGFYPLTLLKTGTKQECIDKAKELNEILAPGGGYYFTFDKAIITADSVNIDNTRAVLDYVANNANY; via the coding sequence ATGTCTGATAAGATGGCTGAAAGAACACAGTTATTCACGGATCTGATTGACGGGAAAATCCCCAAGCGGGTTCCGATTATGTCAATGTTTACCCATGAATTTGCTATTCAATATGCCGGTATGGATTTAAAAAAGGTCCAATGGGATACGACGGATTTAGAGGCCAGCTTCGAGAAAGTGTGCGAAGATTTTTATTCAGATCTCCTGCCTGTCTCAGCGTTCAGAATGCCGTCTTTCTATAAGATATTGGGTTCGCGGAACTTTGTCATGGGGTCCAATGGGTTTCTGCAGCATCCGGAGGTCGAAGGGCTCAAAGTAGAGGAGTATGATGATTTTATTGCCTCCCCCTATAATTGTATCGTCGAAAAAGTGCTGCCCAATTTATATTCCGAGCTTAACGCCGACCCTGTCACCCGCTCTATCGTCATGGCTAAGGCCTTCAAAGCTTATACAGACGAAAACAACAACTTGTTCAGGATCTATGGGAATCTAATCGGCAAATACGGTTACGGTACCGTATCCCTCTTCGCTGCCTTCTGCGAAGCACCCTTTGATATTTTGACCGACCAGTTAAGAGGATTCAAAAATATTTCCATGGATGTCAGACGGATTCCTGATAAAGTGGAAGCTGCTGTCAATGCGGTCACTCCTTTAATGATCAAAATGGGAACCCAGCCTTTCCCGAACAAATACAATGCCACCTTTATTCCTTTGCACATGGCTCCCTATCTCCGAGGGAAGGATTTCGAAAGATTCTACTGGCCCAGCTTTAAAAAACTGGTGGAAGGTCTGGCGGAAAAAGGCATGAGGTCTTATCTGTTTGTGGAGGAGGACTGGATGCGTTATATCGACTATCTGGCCGAGCTTCCGGCCGGAACCGTAATGACCTTTGAGTACGGGGATCCCAAGCTTGTTAAGGAAAAATTGGGCAAGAAGCATATTATTGGCGGTTTCTATCCCCTTACCCTCCTGAAGACAGGGACCAAACAGGAATGCATCGACAAGGCAAAAGAGCTTAATGAGATTCTGGCCCCAGGCGGCGGCTATTACTTTACTTTTGACAAGGCGATCATCACTGCTGACAGCGTGAATATTGATAATACCAGAGCGGTTCTGGATTATGTAGCCAATAACGCCAACTATTAA
- a CDS encoding cobalamin B12-binding domain-containing protein — MLDLNALTQAIGDLDEGQVVSLLEEFVASKPSMAEANQVVAACQKGMSIVGDFYEKKEYYVGDLIFAGELLSQAFDLLKPVIGGDSNSKAGSIVVGTVQGDMHDIGKNIFASMVEAAGFVVHDLGIDVEPGVFVDKVKEVKAEILGMSGVLTLAIDSMKATVDALEAAGLRDQVKVIIGGNPVTEEACKQIGADMFTTNAAEGVKICQRWVEQHV; from the coding sequence ATGCTGGATTTAAATGCATTGACACAGGCCATTGGGGATCTGGACGAAGGACAAGTAGTAAGCTTATTGGAGGAATTTGTTGCCTCCAAGCCCAGTATGGCGGAGGCCAACCAAGTGGTTGCGGCTTGTCAAAAAGGGATGAGCATCGTCGGAGACTTTTATGAAAAAAAGGAGTACTATGTTGGTGACCTTATTTTCGCCGGTGAACTTTTAAGCCAGGCATTTGATCTTTTGAAACCCGTGATTGGCGGAGACAGCAACAGCAAGGCGGGCAGCATCGTTGTGGGCACGGTCCAGGGGGATATGCACGATATTGGCAAAAACATCTTTGCCAGTATGGTGGAGGCGGCAGGTTTTGTCGTCCATGATCTGGGCATCGATGTGGAGCCTGGGGTTTTTGTGGACAAGGTAAAAGAGGTGAAAGCAGAAATATTGGGGATGAGCGGAGTTCTTACCCTGGCCATTGATTCCATGAAAGCAACGGTTGACGCTTTGGAAGCGGCGGGCCTGCGGGATCAAGTGAAGGTCATCATCGGCGGCAACCCTGTCACCGAGGAGGCCTGCAAACAGATCGGAGCCGATATGTTTACAACCAATGCCGCCGAGGGCGTAAAAATTTGTCAGAGGTGGGTGGAACAACATGTCTGA
- a CDS encoding energy-coupling factor transporter transmembrane component T family protein gives MFIDYLPGDSLLHRLHIRTKICGFLVAVIWCFLFQNPLYNLSCLLGILILALQSKIPVQKVWQMIRPLMPICLFLLLFTGITYPQERFQSEISQVILFSAANEGRLALSVGGFLTGINYICRLLIMVWGSSLLTLTTPLDEFMLFLNRLRVPAEITFMITTALRFIPTLDKKRLLIIEAQRARGVRINEQSSIGRLKTYLAIMVPLFVNAILIAEDLAKGMLNRGYGYSSLITPSHEHPSTAMDYWILGALLLCLGSGLYLRVGLNLGVL, from the coding sequence TTGTTTATAGACTACTTGCCAGGGGACTCTCTGCTGCACCGTCTCCATATCCGTACCAAAATATGTGGTTTTCTAGTGGCTGTTATCTGGTGTTTTTTGTTTCAAAATCCTCTCTACAATTTAAGTTGTTTACTCGGCATCCTAATATTAGCACTGCAAAGCAAAATCCCTGTGCAGAAAGTCTGGCAGATGATCCGGCCTTTAATGCCCATCTGTCTCTTTCTGCTTCTTTTTACCGGCATAACTTACCCTCAGGAAAGATTTCAGAGCGAAATAAGTCAGGTCATTCTTTTCTCCGCAGCCAATGAGGGGCGGCTTGCCTTGTCCGTGGGAGGCTTTTTAACGGGGATTAATTACATCTGCCGCCTGCTTATTATGGTATGGGGGTCCTCCCTGCTAACCTTAACGACCCCCCTGGATGAGTTCATGCTGTTTTTGAATCGGCTTAGGGTGCCGGCGGAAATAACCTTTATGATCACGACAGCCTTGCGCTTTATCCCCACACTGGATAAAAAAAGATTGCTTATTATCGAAGCGCAAAGGGCCCGGGGTGTCAGGATCAATGAGCAAAGCAGTATAGGGCGGCTCAAAACCTATCTTGCGATTATGGTCCCCTTATTTGTAAATGCTATTTTGATTGCCGAGGACTTAGCAAAAGGTATGCTGAACCGCGGTTACGGATATAGCTCCTTGATAACCCCAAGCCATGAACACCCTTCGACGGCAATGGATTACTGGATTCTAGGGGCTCTTTTGCTATGCTTAGGCAGCGGGTTGTATTTGCGGGTCGGGTTAAACTTAGGGGTGTTATGA
- a CDS encoding ABC transporter ATP-binding protein has protein sequence METVIELRNVSYRYPRAEEESLKQVSLAVAKGKFIALMGPTGAGKTTLSLCLNGLIPQFLQGELQGEVRIGGKDTREVRVQDLAKQVGLVLQDAESQIIGRTVGEDVAFGPRNFGVPLQEIQQRVAQALAKVRLNGYDQRSTAELSGGEKQRLVIAGVLALEPELLVMDEPASELDPEGRFQVYRTLDDLCCERERTILVVEHSSEEILHRAHEVIVLKHGKIAWQGAPEKLFRNIPLLQEFGIKPLPVSLLGWSFWQRGWIEGQDIPLDVAEAESLIRNLIGRSSLQNRVVPLIEPPARGKVHQEKETEKSPLNMEAGKSPLNSALIQIKQLVHRFESGQTGVQGIDLNIEKGEFVALAGANGAGKTTLAKHINGLLRPTEGEVIVKGLNIKDVDTAQLAKTVGYVFQNPDHQIFSVSVEKELEFGLKNAGFTRTEIAERITQALALTGLENYRQVHPYTLSKGERQFIAVASVLALTPEILVIDEPTTGLDWVGVEKIMKLLQQLHREGTTILMISHDMDSVADYAERVIILREGQVMIDAPPWEAFADESMLRQAAVLPPQLCVLNQRLQDLGYSAQSAEEFRQALFQIIEEGERKPCL, from the coding sequence GTGGAGACAGTGATTGAATTAAGAAATGTTTCTTATCGTTATCCAAGAGCTGAAGAGGAGAGTTTAAAACAAGTCAGCCTGGCAGTGGCCAAAGGAAAATTCATTGCTTTGATGGGTCCCACGGGAGCAGGTAAAACAACCTTAAGTTTGTGTCTGAATGGTTTGATTCCCCAGTTTCTGCAAGGAGAGCTGCAGGGAGAGGTCAGGATTGGGGGGAAAGACACACGTGAGGTCCGGGTGCAGGACCTGGCTAAGCAAGTAGGACTTGTACTTCAGGATGCAGAAAGTCAGATCATCGGGCGAACCGTGGGGGAGGATGTGGCTTTTGGCCCTCGTAATTTCGGTGTACCCCTGCAGGAAATTCAGCAAAGAGTTGCCCAGGCCTTGGCCAAGGTTCGGTTGAATGGCTATGATCAGCGCTCTACAGCAGAGCTGTCCGGCGGGGAAAAACAACGGCTGGTGATCGCCGGGGTGCTGGCCCTGGAACCGGAACTATTGGTCATGGATGAACCGGCTTCTGAACTGGATCCGGAAGGACGGTTCCAGGTCTATCGCACCTTGGATGATCTCTGTTGTGAAAGAGAGCGGACGATTCTGGTCGTTGAACATTCCAGTGAAGAAATCCTGCATAGAGCCCACGAAGTTATCGTCCTTAAGCACGGGAAAATTGCCTGGCAAGGGGCACCGGAAAAGCTTTTTCGCAATATCCCTCTATTGCAGGAATTCGGGATCAAGCCTTTGCCAGTCAGCTTATTAGGCTGGAGTTTTTGGCAAAGAGGATGGATTGAAGGCCAGGACATTCCTTTAGATGTTGCCGAGGCCGAATCCCTGATCCGCAATTTGATAGGGCGGTCCAGCCTACAAAACAGAGTGGTCCCGCTGATTGAACCGCCGGCAAGAGGCAAAGTCCATCAAGAAAAGGAAACAGAGAAGAGCCCACTGAATATGGAAGCAGGGAAAAGCCCGCTGAATTCAGCGTTGATCCAAATTAAGCAGCTTGTGCACCGATTTGAATCGGGACAAACAGGCGTACAGGGAATTGATCTGAACATTGAAAAGGGAGAATTTGTGGCTTTGGCAGGCGCCAACGGAGCCGGAAAAACCACTTTAGCCAAACACATCAATGGCTTGCTTAGGCCCACCGAGGGGGAAGTTATCGTCAAGGGCCTGAATATTAAAGATGTTGACACGGCCCAGTTGGCCAAAACTGTCGGCTATGTGTTCCAGAACCCTGATCACCAGATCTTTTCCGTCTCAGTAGAGAAGGAGTTGGAGTTTGGCCTGAAGAACGCCGGCTTTACCAGGACGGAGATTGCAGAGAGGATCACCCAGGCCTTGGCCTTAACCGGGCTGGAAAACTATCGTCAGGTTCATCCCTACACTCTAAGCAAAGGGGAACGGCAGTTCATCGCCGTGGCTTCCGTTTTAGCCCTTACCCCGGAAATTCTCGTCATTGATGAACCGACGACAGGTCTCGATTGGGTGGGGGTGGAGAAAATTATGAAGCTGCTTCAGCAGCTCCATAGAGAGGGGACCACCATTCTGATGATCAGTCATGATATGGACAGTGTTGCCGACTATGCCGAACGGGTGATCATTTTGCGGGAGGGTCAGGTGATGATCGATGCCCCTCCCTGGGAGGCTTTTGCTGATGAGTCCATGCTCCGGCAGGCGGCAGTCCTTCCTCCCCAATTATGCGTTTTAAATCAAAGACTGCAGGATTTGGGCTATTCGGCCCAATCGGCTGAGGAATTCAGGCAGGCATTGTTTCAGATCATTGAGGAGGGGGAAAGGAAACCTTGTTTATAG
- a CDS encoding ECF transporter S component, which produces MIEPAKKTTIPKSAQNIRRIAIMAVFLALSAVGALIKIPSPLGTVALDSAPGFFSALAFGSIEGCIVIAIGHLLTSAVVGFPLGIPMHLVIAIEMAVFALIYRLVNKKIGLIPAVIITSLLNGVVAAFSVFPIGGMGAVLGLMPFLLLGSVLNVAVSALAYKALKGSRLI; this is translated from the coding sequence ATGATTGAACCTGCAAAGAAAACAACGATTCCCAAATCAGCTCAGAATATCCGACGGATTGCCATCATGGCGGTCTTTCTTGCCTTGAGTGCGGTAGGTGCCTTGATTAAAATTCCCAGCCCGCTGGGGACCGTGGCCCTGGATTCTGCTCCGGGTTTTTTCAGCGCTTTGGCTTTTGGCAGCATAGAAGGCTGTATTGTTATTGCCATAGGTCATCTGCTTACCTCGGCAGTGGTCGGTTTTCCCCTGGGAATTCCTATGCATTTGGTCATCGCCATCGAAATGGCTGTCTTTGCCTTGATTTATCGCCTGGTCAATAAGAAAATCGGTTTGATTCCTGCCGTGATTATTACCTCCCTCCTCAATGGTGTGGTAGCGGCCTTTTCCGTATTCCCCATCGGTGGTATGGGTGCAGTCTTAGGGTTAATGCCCTTTTTGTTATTAGGGTCGGTCTTAAATGTTGCCGTATCGGCCTTAGCCTATAAAGCGCTTAAAGGAAGCCGGTTGATTTAG
- a CDS encoding AIR synthase related protein, with the protein MGYQGRDVEVVALNDAQYLVAACDSCGAIGEKELDAVKVPWWVTGRMTARVALLEVLAVGAVPQMISIAIANEPLPAGEEIMKGVREELKAMNLLSLPTAVSTEKNMPTKQTGLGITVIGLCDQDKLRVGRAKPGHSLFCLGLPKVGTEAADPEDPDILQGIHLVQLLSIPGVYDIIPVGSQGIRGEAEALAQAVGARFREDTQCELYINKSAGPSTCLIFTAAEDIELGDFGKLPIHKIGRLEEDGGGGLPTENED; encoded by the coding sequence TTGGGATATCAGGGAAGAGATGTTGAGGTGGTTGCCCTGAATGATGCTCAATATCTTGTCGCAGCTTGCGATTCCTGCGGTGCTATTGGTGAGAAAGAGCTGGATGCAGTCAAAGTTCCCTGGTGGGTAACCGGCAGGATGACGGCCCGGGTAGCTTTATTGGAAGTGCTGGCGGTGGGAGCGGTTCCCCAGATGATCAGCATTGCCATTGCCAATGAGCCCCTGCCCGCAGGCGAAGAAATAATGAAGGGGGTGAGAGAAGAGCTGAAGGCTATGAATCTGCTCTCCCTGCCTACGGCCGTCAGCACGGAAAAGAATATGCCCACCAAGCAAACCGGCTTAGGCATCACGGTCATAGGGCTTTGCGATCAGGATAAACTTCGCGTTGGCAGAGCCAAGCCGGGCCACAGCCTGTTTTGCCTGGGGCTCCCCAAAGTGGGAACTGAGGCGGCTGACCCGGAAGATCCGGACATTCTGCAAGGGATACATCTTGTTCAATTGCTTAGTATCCCTGGAGTGTATGACATTATTCCGGTAGGCTCCCAAGGGATAAGGGGTGAAGCCGAAGCCCTTGCCCAAGCTGTCGGTGCTCGATTTAGAGAAGATACCCAATGTGAACTTTATATCAATAAATCGGCAGGACCTTCAACTTGTCTCATTTTTACGGCCGCTGAGGATATTGAATTAGGGGATTTCGGCAAGCTACCCATCCATAAAATCGGCAGGCTGGAGGAGGATGGAGGTGGAGGCCTCCCAACAGAAAATGAAGATTAA
- the metK gene encoding methionine adenosyltransferase, with protein sequence MAKKLFTSESVTEGHPDKICDQISDAILDAIFAKDPNARVACETSVTTGLVLVSGEITTNCYVDIPSTVRQTIREIGYTRAKYGFDADTCAVLTSIGEQSADIALGVDRALEAKNGEMSEEEIEAIGAGDQGMMFGYATNETESYMPLAIDLAHRLARRLSEVRKSDILDYLRPDGKTQVTVEYEDNRPVRIDTIVISTQHHPEATQERIRRDLLEHVVFPVVPSELLDESTRYFINPTGRFVIGGPQGDAGLTGRKIIVDTYGGMARHGGGAFSGKDPTKVDRSAAYAARYVAKNVVAAGLAERCEIQLAYAIGVAQPVSVLVETFGTAKIDEEKIGELVKTNFDLRPAGIIKTLNLRRPIYRQTAAYGHFGRTDLDLPWEKTDKAAALREQAGL encoded by the coding sequence TTGGCAAAAAAACTGTTTACCTCCGAATCGGTCACGGAAGGACATCCCGATAAAATCTGCGACCAGATTTCCGATGCCATCTTAGATGCTATCTTCGCTAAAGACCCCAATGCCCGGGTCGCTTGTGAGACCTCGGTGACCACCGGCCTGGTGTTAGTCAGCGGTGAAATTACGACTAATTGTTATGTGGATATTCCCAGCACAGTAAGACAAACCATCCGTGAAATCGGCTATACCCGGGCCAAATATGGCTTCGATGCCGATACCTGTGCCGTTCTCACCTCCATTGGAGAGCAGTCTGCCGACATTGCTTTGGGAGTGGATAGAGCTCTGGAAGCTAAAAATGGCGAGATGAGTGAGGAAGAAATCGAAGCCATTGGCGCCGGCGACCAAGGGATGATGTTTGGTTACGCCACCAACGAAACAGAAAGCTATATGCCTCTTGCCATTGATCTGGCCCATCGCCTGGCCCGCCGCCTCAGTGAAGTCCGCAAGTCGGATATCCTGGATTACCTCCGCCCGGACGGCAAGACTCAGGTGACGGTAGAGTATGAGGATAATCGCCCTGTCCGTATCGATACCATCGTGATCTCCACCCAGCACCATCCGGAAGCAACCCAGGAGCGGATTCGCCGGGATCTCCTGGAACATGTGGTATTTCCCGTGGTCCCATCGGAATTGCTGGATGAGAGCACCCGTTATTTTATTAACCCCACAGGCCGTTTTGTCATCGGCGGTCCCCAAGGGGATGCCGGTTTAACCGGCCGCAAGATTATTGTCGATACTTATGGCGGGATGGCCCGCCATGGCGGCGGAGCCTTCTCCGGCAAAGACCCCACAAAGGTCGACCGTTCTGCCGCTTATGCCGCCCGTTATGTAGCCAAAAACGTGGTGGCCGCCGGCTTAGCCGAGCGCTGCGAAATTCAGTTGGCTTATGCCATCGGGGTAGCCCAGCCTGTATCCGTCCTGGTGGAGACCTTCGGAACCGCCAAAATTGACGAGGAAAAAATCGGAGAACTGGTCAAAACTAATTTTGACCTCCGTCCGGCAGGGATCATTAAGACTCTGAATCTGCGCCGCCCCATCTACCGCCAAACGGCTGCTTATGGGCACTTTGGCCGCACTGATCTGGATCTGCCTTGGGAAAAGACCGATAAAGCGGCTGCCCTGCGGGAGCAGGCAGGCCTATAA